A region of Myxococcus stipitatus DSM 14675 DNA encodes the following proteins:
- a CDS encoding alpha/beta fold hydrolase, whose product MRSEVQLTEEGTGGGPRVLLLPGLGARGSGFRALAKVLSPMARTVLVEYPEGEHAAVGAGALARQVARAAGEMDAVVASSFGGMVAAHLAASGAVRGVAFLGAFTRTEHLGPRGLLIGMMGPIARWGRPGIVAAGLAAWRPVALSQVREVVPTTAVERETTWHRALSIGGEPPPPELCQSNVACICIQGDRDVLVPPATVERLARSLPPGTPRHLLKGAGHVPYFTHPRECASLLAPWLERLAFARSVSVA is encoded by the coding sequence ATGCGTTCGGAAGTGCAGCTCACGGAAGAGGGGACGGGCGGCGGGCCCAGGGTGCTGTTGTTGCCGGGGCTGGGGGCTCGGGGTTCCGGGTTCCGTGCGCTGGCGAAGGTGCTGAGCCCCATGGCCCGGACGGTCCTCGTCGAGTACCCGGAAGGGGAGCACGCGGCCGTGGGAGCGGGCGCCCTGGCGCGGCAGGTGGCGCGAGCGGCGGGGGAGATGGACGCGGTGGTGGCCAGCTCCTTCGGCGGCATGGTGGCCGCGCACCTGGCGGCGTCCGGAGCGGTGAGGGGCGTGGCCTTCCTGGGCGCCTTCACGCGCACGGAGCACCTGGGGCCGCGCGGGCTGCTCATCGGGATGATGGGGCCCATCGCCCGGTGGGGGCGGCCCGGCATCGTCGCGGCGGGGCTGGCGGCGTGGCGGCCCGTCGCGCTCTCGCAGGTGCGGGAGGTGGTGCCCACCACGGCGGTGGAGCGAGAGACGACGTGGCACCGGGCGCTCTCCATCGGCGGCGAGCCGCCACCGCCCGAGCTGTGCCAGTCGAACGTCGCCTGCATCTGCATCCAGGGGGACCGCGACGTGCTGGTGCCCCCGGCCACGGTGGAGCGGCTGGCTCGCTCCCTTCCCCCGGGGACTCCCCGTCATCTGCTGAAGGGGGCGGGGCACGTGCCGTACTTCACCCACCCCCGGGAGTGTGCGTCGCTGCTCGCGCCCTGGTTGGAGCGGCTCGCGTTCGCTCGGAGTGTCTCGGTGGCGTGA